CTGATGCACTAATCCAGTTCGAAGACTTTGCTCAGAAAAACGCAATGCCACTGCTTGAGCGTTACAAGGACAAGGTTTGCTGCTTTAACGATGACATCCAAGGTACAGCCGCCGTTACTGTTGGCTCGCTCCTAGCGGCTTGTAAAGCAGCGGGTAGCAAACTATCTCAGCAGCGTGTGACATTCCTAGGTGCTGGCTCTGCCGGTTGTGGTATTGCTGAAGCCATCATTGCACAAATGGTATCTGAGGGTATTTCTGAACAGCAAGCCCGCAGCCAGGTTTACATGGTTGATCGCTGGGGTCTGCTGGTTGATGACATGCCGAACCTGATCAACTTCCAGAAGAAGCTGGTACAGCCTCGTGCAATCATCAACGAGTGGGATACAGAAGACAACAACATCTCACTACTGGATGTCATGCGTAATGCCAAGCCAACTGTACTGATCGGCGTGTCTGGCGTACCGGGCCTATTTAGCGAAGAAGTGATCCGCGAAATGCACCAGCACTGCGAGCGACCAATCATCTTCCCACTATCAAACCCAACCAGCCGTGTTGAAGCCACACCGGCTGATCTTATCCGCTGGACTGATGGTCATGCACTTGTTGCTACCGGCTCCCCATTCGAGCCTGTGGTCCACAACGGTAAGACTTACCCGATTGCTCAATGTAACAACAGCTACATCTTCCCAGGTATCGGCCTAGGTGTTCTGGCTGTCGGTGCACGACGTGTTACAGACGAAATGTTGATGGAAAGTAGCCGTGCGCTGGCTGAGTGCTCGCCACTAGCGATTAACGGTAAAGGTGCCCTACTTCCACCACTGGAAGAGATCCAGAACGTTTCTCGCCACATTGCGTTTGCTGTCGCTAAGAAAGCGGTTGAGCAGCGTAAAGCGCCGAAGAATACTGATGAGCGTATCAAAGAGAAGATCAACGATAACTTCTGGGATGCTGAGTACCGCCGTTACAAGCGTACTTCATTCTAATATTCGATTGCATTAGGCAAGCGATTACAGAGTAGGATCTGCCATAAGGCTATTTCTTATAACCAAATCCCCAAGCTTATCGCTCGGGGATTTTTTTTCACTCTTCGAGCCAATTTCAAAAACAGCAATTCTATACTTCAGTTGGATACAGTGGTCACTTTCTCCATCAACTGAGTCCCCTATAAAATAAGTCTGCTTTTATGTTCTTGGCAAAAGGATGTACAAGTTGAGGTTTAGGGTTGCTCCCTCCGGATCGTACTCTGCCGATTCAGCCCAATATTTCACCCCTCCCCCAAGCAACATAGGTATATTTTCTAGCTCGAAATACTGAGAAGCCGTTAACGTGACCGGCACTGACCACTGATCAC
This Photobacterium gaetbulicola Gung47 DNA region includes the following protein-coding sequences:
- a CDS encoding malate dehydrogenase (COG0281), yielding MNNDKRPLYIPYAGPALLETPLLNKGSAFSVEERMFFNLEGLLPEAIETIEEQTERAYQQFLKFENDMDKHIYLRNIQDTNETLFYRLVENHITEMMPIIYTPTVGAACEDFSNIYRRGRGLFISYPNRDRIEDMLNNASRHNVKVIVVTDGERILGLGDQGIGGMGIPIGKLSLYTACGGISPAYTLPVVLDVGTNNPQRLSDPMYMGWRHPRISGQEYDNFVDEFIQAVKQRWPDALIQFEDFAQKNAMPLLERYKDKVCCFNDDIQGTAAVTVGSLLAACKAAGSKLSQQRVTFLGAGSAGCGIAEAIIAQMVSEGISEQQARSQVYMVDRWGLLVDDMPNLINFQKKLVQPRAIINEWDTEDNNISLLDVMRNAKPTVLIGVSGVPGLFSEEVIREMHQHCERPIIFPLSNPTSRVEATPADLIRWTDGHALVATGSPFEPVVHNGKTYPIAQCNNSYIFPGIGLGVLAVGARRVTDEMLMESSRALAECSPLAINGKGALLPPLEEIQNVSRHIAFAVAKKAVEQRKAPKNTDERIKEKINDNFWDAEYRRYKRTSF